In Sphingomonas sp. Leaf357, a single genomic region encodes these proteins:
- the rutD gene encoding pyrimidine utilization protein D — protein MAEAAGLYYERQGPSDAPPLILSSGLGGSANYWKPNLPALAERFHVITYDHRGTGRSDRALPESVTVDDFADDILALMDALEIDRAHIVGHAAGGVAGLSLALEAPERLDKLVVVNGWAKADPHFLRCFEARLNLLRHAGVEAFLRAQPIFLYPANWISTHTAELDAELPHQTADFPGAATMENRIAALAAFDVRGRLRDLTDAVLVLIADDDMLVPALAGERLAEELGGADMARMAIGGHACNVTDPDTFNAHIIDFLGS, from the coding sequence TTGGCTGAAGCGGCCGGACTCTATTACGAACGACAGGGACCGTCCGACGCCCCGCCACTTATCCTGTCCTCGGGTCTCGGCGGCTCGGCGAATTACTGGAAACCCAACCTCCCCGCGCTGGCCGAACGCTTCCACGTCATCACCTACGACCATCGCGGCACCGGACGCAGCGACCGCGCCTTGCCCGAGAGCGTGACGGTCGATGATTTCGCCGACGATATCCTCGCGCTGATGGACGCGCTGGAAATCGACCGCGCGCATATCGTCGGCCATGCCGCGGGCGGCGTCGCGGGACTATCCCTCGCGCTCGAAGCTCCCGAACGGCTTGACAAGCTCGTCGTGGTCAATGGCTGGGCCAAGGCCGATCCGCACTTCCTGCGCTGCTTCGAGGCGCGGCTGAACCTGTTGCGTCATGCCGGGGTCGAGGCGTTCCTCCGCGCGCAACCGATCTTCCTCTATCCCGCCAACTGGATCTCGACGCACACCGCCGAGCTCGACGCCGAACTGCCGCATCAGACCGCCGACTTTCCCGGCGCGGCGACGATGGAAAACCGCATCGCCGCGCTCGCCGCATTCGACGTGCGCGGCCGGTTGCGCGATCTCACCGACGCGGTGCTGGTGCTGATCGCCGACGACGACATGCTCGTCCCAGCGCTCGCCGGCGAAAGACTGGCCGAGGAACTGGGCGGCGCGGACATGGCACGGATGGCGATCGGCGGCCACGCCTGCAACGTCACCGATCCCGACACCTTCAACGCCCACATCATCGATTTTCTGGGGAGCTAA
- a CDS encoding DUF11 domain-containing protein, which yields MSRLHALARFGAVALGLCSSVSALQAQTTRVSNTASLTYQVEGGSRTVPSNTVSLDVSVLKRPTKLSFHLVPPGYALTGMKCQTSPVPLFTPAPIDEATFAESPVVEAIDIYTDMILALDNQGGNRDPLVRETSVINATVGSVRTTLTLVETGPNTGIFAGGIPATATGKYPELRPCDPRGKRGDRITLSFAEDGFSLGSTASLLIDPAGFTFDSRTGALVDGTRVTLVDASGRPATVYGDDGVSLYPSSVVSGATVSDGSGRVYPGQTGRFRFPLAAPGTYSLRIEPPGDYTAPSTQDRATLAKLKAPDGFAYIINDTSFGGALTLVTPEPFYSDIPLDRAANASLLLTKTASVRDASPGDFIQYRLQITNRDNVAATNLHVSDVLPTGLRYERGSTRGGAEPVAATDGRTLDFTIPSIPGSGTAEVRYVVTVAPGAPIGEALNRAQVRGPGVQSNEAMASVRLRALLFTDAMTIIGRVSEGNCGDPASHRKGIAGIRLLMEDGTFVVTDRDGLYHIEGVRPGRHVVQIDTASIPASYEAVACDVDTRQAGSAISRFVEGDGGLLKRVDFQLRPTGKAAAPLAALPVTPVDDATAAGNRDWLTGQTAGIAMLFPTETYNPRAPVTRVVVKHAPGQNVALTINGVRSETLAFDGTDVDDKSGVAVTRWSGIPLQPGENRLVARVLAADGREVQTITRTVTVSGNATLAVYDATHSRLIADGLTRPLIAVRVTDKDGRPVHDGSLVPFTVDQPYTAAVEAELEQGRQLAGRDRAANTVRVVGDDGLAFIALQPTTQAGAVNLKVNLNDDKITRTSEIRAWLAGSAKDWMVVGFGSGTLGYDTLRKHASGLPVDERNKVVTDGQLSFYAKGRVKGSWLLTIAYDSDRKYDPDRGLLGVIDPNRYYTVYGDGSQQGYDAPTRRKLYLRLERREFYALFGDFETGFTDTQLTRYSRTLNGVKAAYEGNRLRATGFAASTDTLYSRDEIQGNGLSGPYRLSGRNIVPNSDKLQIEVRDRFRSELIVSSRALTRHIDYDIDTLAGTIRFREPVLSRDLNLNPIFIVADYEVEGGRSNKLVAAARVAAKLAKGRVEVGISGIRDDTIGRATVAGVDLKANVTANTIVRAEAATGGRGGIREGQAFLAEVEHHGPTIDVLAYARQQDATFGVGQQNFVEAGTRKFGFDGKVHLDSRWSVTGTAWHQQQLDGAGTRTAGDVRLEYRRDTGTIFVGAQVAMDRGSDGRDRDSRLLTLGGSQILFGGKLTLAGQTQFAPGGDKDSVDFPIRHQLTAAYRITPGIRLIGGYEIADGKDFVVHTKQVGFDVAPWTGAKLMSTLNQQAVGENGGRTFAQYGMSQSLPIGKRWTVDATLDAASTISGRIPSGAVINAFQPVASGGSFGGGSFTGGSFGGTSGSGTNATNGNFTAATLGAAYRAARWSWNGRIEYRDSTEDDRLGLTSNFLRSLGEGQTLASSIRAYKSTDKSGAVASYVSADLALALRPFDSRWSILERLELRHESADAGFTDSNVLGVPAYGAGDQVTSRVINNLAINYRSGPEGNGHGFEATVYYGSKYVRGRFQDDVYTGYIDVTGFELRKDIGTRFDIGMQGSVQHAWDRGAVSFSGGPSVGVSPAKNVWITGCYNISGYRDRDFEDDRYTRRGPYVTMRLKFDQRTLGNATRAIFGGRK from the coding sequence ATGTCCAGACTTCATGCCCTTGCGCGCTTCGGCGCCGTCGCCCTCGGCCTGTGCAGCAGCGTATCCGCGCTCCAGGCCCAGACGACGCGCGTCTCGAACACCGCCTCCCTGACCTATCAGGTGGAAGGCGGCAGCCGCACGGTGCCATCCAACACGGTTTCCCTCGACGTCAGCGTATTGAAACGGCCGACGAAACTCAGTTTCCACCTTGTTCCGCCCGGATACGCGCTGACCGGTATGAAATGCCAGACGTCGCCCGTTCCCCTGTTCACGCCCGCGCCGATCGACGAGGCGACCTTTGCCGAATCGCCCGTCGTGGAGGCGATCGACATCTATACCGACATGATCCTGGCGCTCGACAACCAGGGCGGCAACCGCGATCCGCTGGTGCGCGAGACATCGGTGATCAACGCGACGGTCGGATCGGTGCGCACCACGCTGACGCTGGTCGAGACCGGGCCGAACACCGGCATCTTCGCCGGCGGCATACCGGCGACCGCGACCGGCAAATATCCCGAGCTGCGGCCGTGCGATCCGCGCGGCAAGCGTGGCGACCGCATCACGCTGAGTTTCGCGGAGGACGGCTTCAGCCTGGGTTCGACGGCATCCCTGCTGATCGATCCGGCCGGCTTCACGTTCGATTCCCGCACCGGCGCACTGGTCGACGGCACGCGAGTCACCCTGGTCGACGCATCGGGGCGGCCGGCGACGGTCTATGGCGACGATGGTGTCAGCCTGTATCCCTCCAGCGTGGTTAGCGGCGCGACGGTGAGCGATGGCAGCGGGCGGGTCTATCCCGGCCAGACCGGTCGCTTCCGCTTTCCGCTGGCCGCGCCCGGCACCTATTCGCTGCGGATCGAGCCGCCGGGCGACTATACCGCGCCCTCGACGCAGGATCGGGCGACGCTGGCCAAGTTGAAGGCACCAGATGGGTTCGCCTATATCATCAATGACACCAGTTTCGGCGGCGCGCTGACGCTGGTCACGCCCGAACCCTTCTATAGCGACATTCCGCTCGACCGGGCCGCCAATGCCTCGTTGCTGCTGACCAAGACCGCGTCGGTGCGCGACGCGTCGCCCGGCGATTTCATCCAATATCGCCTGCAGATAACCAATCGGGATAACGTCGCCGCGACGAACCTGCACGTTTCGGACGTCTTGCCCACCGGTCTGCGCTACGAGCGCGGCTCGACGCGTGGTGGCGCGGAGCCGGTGGCGGCGACCGACGGGCGCACGCTGGACTTCACCATTCCGAGCATCCCCGGCAGCGGCACGGCGGAGGTACGCTACGTCGTCACCGTCGCACCCGGCGCGCCGATCGGCGAAGCGCTCAACCGCGCGCAGGTCCGCGGGCCGGGCGTGCAGAGCAACGAGGCGATGGCCTCGGTACGGCTGCGCGCCTTGCTGTTCACCGACGCGATGACGATCATCGGCCGCGTCAGCGAAGGCAATTGCGGCGATCCCGCGAGCCATCGCAAGGGCATCGCCGGAATCCGCCTGCTGATGGAGGACGGCACCTTCGTCGTCACCGATCGCGACGGATTGTACCATATCGAGGGCGTCAGGCCCGGCCGCCACGTCGTGCAGATCGACACCGCGAGCATCCCCGCCTCCTACGAGGCGGTGGCATGCGACGTCGACACGCGACAGGCCGGAAGCGCGATTTCGCGCTTCGTCGAAGGAGATGGTGGACTGTTGAAGCGCGTGGACTTCCAGCTCCGCCCGACCGGCAAGGCTGCTGCACCCCTGGCAGCCTTGCCGGTTACCCCCGTGGACGACGCCACGGCCGCGGGCAACCGCGACTGGCTGACCGGCCAGACCGCCGGCATCGCGATGCTGTTCCCGACCGAGACCTACAACCCGCGCGCGCCCGTCACCCGCGTCGTCGTGAAGCACGCGCCCGGCCAGAACGTCGCGCTGACGATCAACGGCGTGCGCAGCGAGACTCTGGCGTTCGACGGCACCGACGTGGACGATAAGAGCGGGGTCGCGGTGACGCGCTGGTCCGGCATTCCGCTGCAGCCCGGGGAGAACCGGCTGGTGGCGCGCGTGCTGGCTGCCGATGGCCGCGAGGTGCAGACGATCACGCGGACCGTCACCGTCTCGGGCAATGCCACGCTCGCCGTGTACGACGCCACGCACAGCCGCCTGATCGCCGACGGCCTGACCCGTCCGCTGATCGCGGTGCGCGTGACCGACAAGGATGGACGTCCGGTGCATGACGGCAGCCTGGTGCCGTTCACCGTCGACCAGCCCTATACCGCCGCGGTCGAAGCCGAACTCGAACAGGGCCGCCAGCTCGCCGGGCGGGATCGCGCCGCCAACACCGTGCGGGTCGTCGGCGACGACGGCCTGGCGTTCATCGCGCTGCAACCGACCACGCAGGCGGGTGCGGTGAACCTGAAAGTCAATCTGAACGACGACAAGATCACGCGCACCAGCGAGATCCGCGCCTGGCTGGCCGGTTCGGCCAAGGACTGGATGGTCGTCGGCTTCGGTTCGGGCACGCTCGGCTACGACACGCTGCGCAAGCATGCCAGCGGCCTGCCGGTCGACGAGCGCAACAAGGTCGTGACCGACGGCCAACTGAGCTTCTATGCCAAGGGCCGCGTCAAGGGTTCGTGGCTGCTGACCATCGCCTATGACAGCGACCGGAAATACGATCCCGATCGCGGCCTGCTCGGCGTGATCGACCCGAACCGCTATTACACCGTCTATGGCGACGGATCGCAGCAGGGCTACGACGCGCCGACGCGCCGCAAGCTGTACCTGCGCCTGGAACGCCGCGAATTCTATGCCTTGTTCGGCGATTTCGAGACCGGCTTCACCGATACGCAACTGACCCGCTACAGCCGCACGTTGAACGGCGTGAAGGCGGCGTACGAGGGCAACCGCCTGCGCGCCACCGGCTTCGCCGCCAGCACCGACACGCTGTATTCGCGCGACGAGATCCAGGGCAACGGCCTGTCCGGCCCGTATCGCCTGTCCGGTCGCAACATCGTGCCGAACAGCGACAAGTTGCAGATCGAGGTGCGCGATCGCTTCCGCTCCGAACTGATCGTGTCGAGCCGCGCGCTGACCCGCCACATCGATTACGACATCGACACGCTGGCCGGCACGATCCGCTTCCGCGAACCCGTGCTGAGCCGCGACCTGAACCTGAATCCGATCTTCATCGTCGCCGATTACGAGGTCGAGGGCGGGCGCAGCAACAAGCTGGTCGCCGCCGCGCGGGTCGCCGCCAAGCTGGCCAAGGGCCGGGTCGAAGTGGGCATCAGCGGCATTCGCGACGATACGATCGGCCGCGCGACCGTGGCCGGCGTGGACCTGAAGGCGAACGTCACCGCGAACACGATCGTCCGCGCCGAGGCCGCGACCGGCGGGCGTGGCGGCATCCGCGAGGGCCAGGCGTTCCTGGCCGAGGTCGAGCATCACGGCCCGACGATCGACGTGCTGGCCTATGCGCGGCAGCAGGATGCGACCTTCGGCGTCGGGCAGCAGAATTTCGTCGAGGCCGGTACGCGCAAGTTCGGTTTCGACGGCAAGGTGCATCTCGACAGCCGCTGGAGCGTGACCGGCACGGCCTGGCATCAGCAGCAGCTGGACGGCGCGGGCACGCGCACCGCCGGTGACGTGCGGTTGGAATATCGCCGCGACACCGGCACGATCTTCGTCGGCGCGCAGGTGGCGATGGATCGCGGCAGCGACGGCCGGGATCGCGACTCCCGCCTGCTCACCCTGGGCGGCAGCCAGATCCTGTTCGGCGGCAAGCTGACGCTGGCCGGGCAGACGCAATTCGCGCCGGGCGGCGACAAGGACAGCGTCGATTTCCCCATCCGCCACCAATTGACCGCCGCCTATCGCATCACCCCCGGCATCCGGCTGATCGGCGGGTATGAGATCGCCGACGGCAAGGATTTCGTCGTCCACACCAAGCAGGTCGGTTTCGACGTCGCGCCGTGGACCGGGGCCAAGCTGATGAGCACGCTCAACCAGCAGGCGGTGGGCGAGAATGGCGGGCGCACCTTCGCGCAGTACGGCATGAGCCAGTCGCTGCCGATCGGGAAGCGCTGGACCGTGGATGCGACGCTGGACGCGGCCTCGACGATCAGCGGGCGGATCCCGAGCGGCGCGGTGATCAACGCGTTCCAGCCGGTCGCATCCGGAGGTTCCTTTGGGGGCGGATCGTTCACCGGCGGGTCGTTCGGCGGCACGAGCGGCAGCGGGACGAACGCCACCAATGGCAACTTCACCGCCGCCACCCTGGGTGCGGCGTACCGTGCGGCGCGCTGGTCGTGGAACGGGCGGATCGAATACCGCGACTCGACGGAGGACGACCGGCTCGGCCTGACCTCGAACTTCCTGCGCTCGCTGGGCGAGGGGCAGACGCTGGCCTCCTCGATCCGCGCGTACAAGTCGACCGACAAGAGCGGCGCGGTCGCATCCTATGTCTCGGCCGATCTGGCGCTGGCACTGCGCCCATTCGACAGCCGCTGGTCGATCCTCGAACGGCTCGAACTGCGCCACGAAAGCGCCGATGCCGGGTTCACCGACAGCAATGTGCTGGGCGTGCCGGCCTATGGCGCGGGCGATCAGGTCACCAGCCGGGTGATCAACAATCTCGCGATCAACTATCGTTCCGGGCCGGAAGGCAACGGGCACGGGTTCGAGGCGACGGTGTATTACGGGTCCAAATATGTCCGTGGGCGGTTCCAGGACGATGTCTATACCGGCTATATCGACGTGACGGGGTTCGAATTGCGCAAGGATATCGGCACGCGCTTCGACATCGGGATGCAGGGCTCGGTGCAGCATGCGTGGGATCGCGGGGCCGTCTCGTTCAGCGGCGGACCGTCGGTCGGCGTGTCGCCGGCCAAGAACGTGTGGATCACCGGCTGCTACAACATCTCCGGTTATCGCGACCGCGATTTCGAGGATGATCGCTACACCCGCCGGGGACCCTATGTGACGATGCGCTTGAAGTTCGACCAGCGGACGCTGGGCAACGCCACCCGCGCGATCTTCGGAGGACGCAAATGA
- the rutB gene encoding pyrimidine utilization protein B codes for MTITVTTAGADTARSGVTLMARPEPLRMAPEETAVVVIDMQNAYASPGGYVDLAGFDISGAAAAIERVGTVLDTARKAGVQVVYLQNGWDAEYDEAGGPGSPNWYKSNALKTMRARPELHGQLLARGTWDYEIVDALTPRPGDLRVHKTRYSAFFNSQLDSVLRSRGIRNIVFVGIATNVCVESTLRDGFHLEYFGVMLEDATHHLGPPMMQEATVYNIEKFFGWVSTVADFCGSFGQVPE; via the coding sequence ATGACAATAACCGTCACCACCGCGGGCGCGGATACCGCCCGGTCCGGCGTTACCCTGATGGCCCGGCCCGAACCGCTGCGCATGGCGCCCGAGGAAACGGCCGTCGTCGTGATCGACATGCAGAACGCCTATGCGAGCCCGGGCGGCTATGTCGATCTGGCGGGCTTCGATATTTCCGGCGCGGCGGCGGCGATCGAGCGGGTCGGCACCGTGCTGGACACCGCGCGCAAGGCCGGGGTGCAGGTGGTCTATCTGCAAAATGGCTGGGATGCGGAATACGACGAGGCTGGCGGCCCCGGTTCGCCCAATTGGTACAAATCCAACGCGCTGAAGACGATGCGCGCGCGGCCCGAACTGCACGGCCAGTTGCTCGCGCGCGGCACATGGGATTACGAGATCGTCGATGCGCTGACCCCGCGACCGGGCGACCTGCGCGTCCACAAGACGCGCTATTCCGCGTTCTTCAATTCCCAGCTCGACAGCGTGCTCAGGTCGCGTGGCATCCGCAACATCGTGTTCGTCGGCATCGCCACCAACGTCTGCGTCGAAAGCACGCTGCGCGACGGCTTCCATCTCGAATATTTCGGCGTGATGCTGGAGGATGCCACGCACCATCTGGGGCCGCCCATGATGCAGGAAGCCACGGTCTACAATATCGAGAAGTTCTTCGGCTGGGTCTCGACGGTCGCCGATTTCTGCGGTTCGTTCGGGCAGGTGCCGGAGTGA
- the rutC gene encoding pyrimidine utilization protein C: MPFTPINPPQFPTPIAPYSAGAKAGNTVYVSGVLALGEGGTVLHVGDAAAQTRHILDVIKITLEAGGATLEDVAMNHIFLKNLEDYAAFNGVYAEYFPGAKPARYCIKCDLVKPDCLVEIASVAHIG, from the coding sequence ATGCCATTCACGCCCATAAACCCACCGCAATTCCCCACCCCGATCGCGCCGTATTCGGCCGGTGCGAAGGCGGGCAACACGGTCTACGTCTCCGGCGTCCTGGCGCTCGGCGAGGGCGGCACCGTACTGCATGTCGGCGACGCCGCCGCACAGACGCGCCACATCCTAGACGTCATCAAGATCACGCTCGAGGCCGGCGGCGCGACACTCGAGGACGTGGCGATGAACCACATCTTCCTGAAGAATCTGGAAGATTATGCTGCGTTCAACGGCGTCTATGCCGAATATTTCCCCGGCGCGAAGCCGGCGCGCTATTGCATCAAATGCGATCTGGTGAAGCCCGATTGCCTGGTCGAGATCGCTTCGGTCGCGCACATTGGCTGA
- a CDS encoding oxygenase MpaB family protein has translation MTLRARLKRRLVGEVRAVFNDRAKGEQPVQRRDDGLFGPQSAAWAVHGDVTTMMVGGVAALLLQMLHPAVLAGVWDHSEFRHDMLGRLRRTARFIAVTTFGAREDAQAAIDRVRTIHTRVAGTLPDGTPYRADDPRLLAWVHVTEMTSFLDAWLTYGNPAMSAADQDRYFAETALIARELGADPVPTTKSEALALIAEMRPELIADARSREVARLVLSQRAPKLAAQPVQSMTFQAAVDLLPRWAREMHGLHASTLRRPLVAAGTLGLAKTLRWAFHD, from the coding sequence ATGACCCTGCGCGCCCGCCTGAAACGCCGTCTCGTCGGGGAGGTGCGCGCGGTGTTCAACGATCGCGCGAAAGGCGAACAACCCGTGCAACGCCGCGACGACGGTCTGTTCGGCCCGCAGTCCGCCGCCTGGGCCGTGCACGGCGATGTCACGACGATGATGGTCGGCGGCGTCGCGGCGCTGCTGTTGCAGATGCTCCACCCCGCGGTGCTCGCCGGCGTGTGGGACCATAGCGAGTTCCGCCACGACATGCTCGGCCGACTCCGGCGCACGGCGCGCTTCATCGCCGTCACGACGTTCGGCGCGCGCGAGGATGCGCAAGCCGCGATCGATCGCGTGCGGACGATCCACACCCGCGTCGCCGGTACATTGCCCGACGGCACCCCCTACCGCGCCGACGATCCGCGCCTGCTCGCCTGGGTGCATGTGACCGAGATGACGAGCTTCCTCGACGCCTGGCTGACCTACGGCAACCCGGCGATGTCGGCTGCCGATCAGGACCGCTATTTCGCCGAAACCGCCCTGATCGCCCGCGAACTCGGCGCCGATCCGGTCCCCACGACCAAATCCGAAGCGCTCGCCCTCATCGCCGAAATGCGCCCCGAATTGATTGCCGACGCACGCAGCCGGGAAGTCGCCCGCCTGGTCTTGTCGCAACGCGCCCCGAAGCTCGCCGCGCAACCGGTCCAATCGATGACCTTCCAGGCGGCGGTCGACCTGCTGCCGCGCTGGGCCCGCGAGATGCACGGCCTCCACGCCTCCACGCTTCGCAGACCCCTGGTCGCGGCCGGTACGCTCGGGCTGGCCAAGACGCTGCGCTGGGCATTCCACGACTGA
- a CDS encoding PilZ domain-containing protein translates to MFHQPFPSPRSSAAVDPGGRAAEPADRRATARPSTVLLIGKVSDGASDSACLVLNLSEHGLMARLSFTPAVGDVVEIELRGLPRCVAHVRWINGMKAGLQFAQRQNIDPVFSLMSEDGLVARAPRFAVDMDAVVRLGGRQFPARIVNLSPGGVRLEADVPVEPGQTGQIMLSAQHICLFGTVRWAEGNAFGMHFSTPLPLGNLRDCLEG, encoded by the coding sequence ATGTTCCACCAGCCTTTCCCTTCACCCCGATCCAGCGCTGCCGTCGATCCCGGCGGTCGCGCGGCGGAGCCTGCAGACCGGCGCGCGACGGCGCGCCCGTCGACCGTGTTGCTGATCGGCAAGGTCAGCGACGGCGCGAGCGATAGTGCGTGCCTGGTGCTGAACCTGTCCGAACATGGCCTGATGGCGCGGTTGAGCTTCACGCCGGCGGTGGGCGATGTGGTGGAGATCGAATTGCGCGGTCTGCCGCGGTGCGTGGCGCACGTCCGCTGGATCAACGGGATGAAGGCCGGCCTGCAATTCGCGCAGCGGCAGAATATCGATCCTGTGTTCAGCCTGATGAGCGAAGACGGGCTGGTCGCCCGCGCACCGCGCTTCGCCGTCGATATGGACGCGGTCGTCCGCCTGGGCGGGCGGCAGTTCCCGGCGCGGATCGTCAACCTTTCGCCCGGTGGCGTGCGGCTCGAAGCCGATGTGCCGGTCGAGCCGGGCCAGACCGGTCAGATCATGCTGTCCGCGCAGCACATCTGCCTGTTCGGCACGGTGCGCTGGGCGGAGGGCAATGCCTTCGGCATGCATTTTTCGACCCCGCTGCCGCTGGGCAATCTTCGGGATTGTCTGGAGGGCTGA
- the rutA gene encoding pyrimidine utilization protein A: MQVGVFVPINNNGWLISENAPQYKPSFDMNKQIALSAEKHGLDFLLSMIKLRGFGGKTEFWEYGLESFTLMAGLAAVTERIRIYATCPTLIIPPAFAARMCNTIDSISHGRFGLNLITGWQRPEYSQMGLWPGDEHFRNRYKMLDEYAHILREVWETGESDFKGDYYQMDDCRVKPQPTGDMKIICAGSSEEGLAFSAKWADYAFCLGKGVNTPTAFSGNNDKLAAATAKTGRDVSIFVLVMIIAAETDEEAQAKWKSYNDGVDLDAIAWLADQGAADKHNKDTNVRQLAAPEGAVNINMGTLVGSYESIARMLDEMAAVPNTGGVLLTFDDFIAGVETFGTRIQPLMKCREHIAPAP; encoded by the coding sequence ATGCAGGTCGGCGTCTTCGTGCCCATCAACAACAATGGCTGGCTGATTTCGGAGAATGCCCCGCAATACAAGCCGAGCTTCGACATGAACAAGCAGATCGCTCTGTCGGCGGAGAAGCACGGGCTCGATTTCCTTTTGTCGATGATCAAGCTGCGCGGTTTCGGCGGCAAGACCGAATTCTGGGAATACGGCCTGGAAAGCTTCACGCTGATGGCCGGCCTCGCCGCCGTGACCGAGCGCATCAGGATCTACGCCACCTGCCCCACGCTCATCATCCCCCCGGCCTTCGCGGCACGAATGTGCAACACGATCGACTCGATCAGCCATGGGCGCTTCGGGCTGAACCTGATCACCGGCTGGCAGCGCCCCGAATATAGCCAGATGGGTTTGTGGCCCGGCGACGAGCATTTCCGCAACCGCTACAAGATGCTCGACGAATATGCCCATATCCTGCGCGAGGTGTGGGAAACCGGAGAGAGCGACTTCAAGGGCGATTACTACCAGATGGACGATTGCCGGGTGAAGCCGCAGCCGACCGGCGACATGAAGATCATCTGCGCGGGGTCGTCCGAGGAAGGCCTCGCCTTCTCGGCGAAATGGGCCGATTACGCCTTCTGCCTCGGCAAGGGCGTCAACACCCCGACCGCCTTTTCCGGCAACAACGACAAGCTTGCCGCCGCCACCGCCAAGACCGGGCGCGACGTATCGATCTTCGTGCTCGTCATGATCATCGCCGCCGAAACCGACGAGGAAGCGCAGGCGAAATGGAAATCGTACAATGACGGCGTCGATCTCGATGCGATCGCGTGGCTCGCCGATCAGGGGGCGGCCGACAAGCACAACAAGGACACCAACGTCCGCCAGCTTGCTGCTCCGGAAGGCGCGGTGAACATCAACATGGGCACGCTGGTCGGTTCCTACGAAAGCATCGCTCGGATGCTCGACGAGATGGCGGCAGTGCCCAATACCGGCGGCGTATTGCTGACCTTCGACGATTTCATCGCGGGCGTCGAGACGTTCGGCACACGCATCCAGCCTCTGATGAAATGCCGCGAGCATATCGCGCCGGCCCCCTGA